In Fusarium poae strain DAOMC 252244 chromosome Unknown contig_1, whole genome shotgun sequence, the following are encoded in one genomic region:
- a CDS encoding uncharacterized protein (CAZy:CBM21), whose protein sequence is MSGAAEPHPAAAAKVLPSRITSDLDNGYEASSSHAQDRWRPSVSHSSPGYRVKGPQELMLEQLRDPHHRQRLVRKPTPSKAVHFELHDQVQHFLPTNPPVTVKPGPQLMRGVHGDSTRKPPSPIASLHIIRSPPNRWEVICSTTVSKITENTTVKLERLWVSADESSFLGSVAVANLAQEKSVTCRFTFDHWETISEVRAHYAGSLPVTSHHAELDRFLFTLKLPNVALVRPGINTFHCCIRYIVNGQEFWDNNNGLDYQVSFRRKEPSKDMKTIPYGASTLQRDPLRNVLEYWYLWVLAELAKEKVPILTSNIRLSFSPFSFDNLRSSHFTERLTAMAPIPEARADRTPEPAQCRTNINFAWVKLNKYYSAIDQSPVYYAATVLHPAIRWDFLHRAYRERPDWIGKAQQLIDGLWQEYKQLPVQFERGNYDQLRPIKRAKEVEDSFSSYLDSFKSTTTARLEGNEGDELDRWLQLAGPIEKDWDSDDSDFNESFLITTFLITTFFISR, encoded by the exons ATGTCGGGCGCCGCCGAACCTCACCCTGCGGCTGCAGCAAAGGTTTTGCCTTCTCGCATCACCTCCGACTTAGATAATGGATATGAGGCATCTTCCTCTCATGCTCAAGACCGGTGGCGTCCCTCCGTTTCTCACAGCTCCCCCGGCTACCGTGTGAAGGGGCCACAAGAACTCATGTTGGAGCAGTTACGGGATCCCCATCACCGTCAACGCCTCGTTCGAAAGCCTACGCCAAGCAAAGCCGTTCATTTCGAGCTACACGACCAAGTACAGCATTTCTTACCAACTAATCCACCGGTTACTGTGAAGCCTGGGCCACAGCTTATGAGAGGAGTCCATGGGGACTCTACTCGCAAGCCCCCGAGCCCAATAGCTTCACTTCATATTATACGATCTCCACCAAACCGGTGGGAAGTTATCTGTTCAACTACAGTCTCCAAGATCACCGAGAACACGACCGTGAAGCTGGAGAGACTATGGGTATCCGCTGACGAAAGTTCCTTCTTGGGGTCTGTCGCAGTAGCCAATCTCGCGCAAGAGAAATCAGTCACTTGCAGGTTTACGTTTGATCATTGGGAAACAATTTCTGAAGTTCGTGCCCATTACGCAGGTAGCTTGCCAGTTACAAGTCACCATGCTGAGCTTGACCGGTTCTTGTTCACGCTGAAGCTCCCAAATGTAGCCCTGGTTCGTCCTGGAATCAATACTTTCCACTGCTGCATCAGATACATCGTCAATGGCCAAGAGTTCTGGGACAATAACAATGGCCTCGATTATCAAGTTAGCTTCAGAAGGAAGGAACCATCCAAGGATATGAAAACAATCCCTTATGGGGCATCCACACTACAGA GGGACCCCCTGCGTAACGTGCTTGAGTACTGGTACCTGTGGGTGCTAGCAGAATTAGCCAAGGAGAAGGTTCCTATACTTACGAGTAACATTCGTCTTTCATTCAGCCCCTTTTCTTTCGACAACCTTCGCTCTTCACACTTCACTGAACGACTGACGGCCATGGCCCCGATTCCGGAGGCCCGAGCGGATCGGACGCCGGAGCCTGCTCAGTGTCGGACAAATATCAACTTCGCATGGGTCAAGTTGAACAAATACTACAGCGCCATTGACCAGTCTCCTGTCTACTATGCCGCAACTGTCCTCCACCCGGCGATTCGGTGGGACTTCCTTCATAGGGCTTATCGAGAGAGGCCGGATTGGATCGGAAAAGCTCAGCAACTCATTGACGGCCTCTGGCAGGAGTACAAGCAATTGCCGGTCCAATTTGAACGGGGCAACTATGACCAGCTACGTCCAATCAAGAGGGCCAAGGAAGTAGAAGATTCGTTCTCTTCGTACCTGGACAGTTTCAAGTCAACGACCACAGCGCGGTTGGAGGGCAATGAGGGTGACGAGCTCGACCGGTGGCTACAGCTCGCCGGTCCTATTGAGAAAGACT GGGATTCTGATGACTCTGATTTCAACGAGTCCTTCCTCATCACAACCTTCCTCATCACAACCTTCTTCATATCAAGATAA